The proteins below are encoded in one region of Rhizobium sp. 9140:
- a CDS encoding cytochrome c-type biogenesis protein, protein MATMVVILMLGLATLCPALAVNPDEVLADPALEARARALSAQLRCMVCQNQSIDDSNAELAKDLRLIVRERLARGDTDAAVIDYVVSRYGEFVLLKPRFEGKTLILWGAPVLLLVAGGTAMLLAGRGRRQSRATGVPLSAEEEARLRSMLDD, encoded by the coding sequence GTGGCGACGATGGTCGTCATCCTGATGCTCGGGCTCGCAACGCTCTGCCCGGCGCTGGCGGTCAACCCGGACGAGGTGCTGGCCGATCCGGCGCTGGAGGCGCGGGCGCGGGCGCTGTCGGCCCAGCTGCGCTGCATGGTCTGCCAGAACCAGTCGATCGACGACAGCAATGCGGAGCTCGCCAAGGACCTGCGGCTGATCGTGCGCGAGCGGCTCGCACGCGGAGACACCGACGCCGCCGTGATCGACTATGTCGTCTCGCGCTACGGCGAATTCGTGCTGCTGAAGCCGCGTTTCGAGGGCAAGACCCTGATCCTCTGGGGGGCGCCGGTCCTGCTGCTGGTTGCCGGCGGCACGGCGATGTTGCTCGCGGGCCGCGGCCGTCGGCAGTCACGGGCGACGGGGGTGCCGCTGTCCGCGGAGGAAGAGGCGCGGCTGCGCTCCATGCTCGACGACTAA
- a CDS encoding heme lyase CcmF/NrfE family subunit, whose protein sequence is MIAELGHYALVLALATSLLQAALPSIGAFCRDAGLMASGTSAAYATFILVALSFAALTHAHVTSDFSVENVWANSHSAIPLIYKFSGVWGNHEGSMLLWMLILTFFSALVAFFGGNLPDTLKAHVLSIQALIATAFALFVLLTSNPFARLVPAPGEGQDLNPVLQDIGLAIHPPLLYLGYVGFSVCFSFAVAALIEGRLDAAWARWVRPWTLAAWSFLTAGIAMGSYWAYYELGWGGWWFWDPVENASFMPWLAGTALLHSALVMEKREALKIWTVLLALLTFSLSLLGTFLVRSGVLTSVHAFATDPQRGIFILVILILFIGGALALFAIRAARLKAGGLFAPISREGALVFNNLILTTAAATVLTGTLYPLALEALTGDKISVGPPFFNMTFGLLMLPLLFAVPFGPLLAWKRGDMLAAGQRLFAAVAFGLLVGAGVAYAQGGGPVLALLGIALGAYMIGGAVTDLVLRSGLGKVPLATAWRRLSGLPRSSFGTALAHAGVGVTVIGIVAVTAFQSEHILAMTPGQTTDAGGYALRFDGVKAGNGPNYTEERGHFTVSQAGVVVADVWSARRLYTARRMPTTEAGILTFGASQLYVSLGDDQTNGGVVVRIWWKPLILCIWGGTILMMLGGAVSLSDRRLRIGAPSRARKPVRSLAEAAE, encoded by the coding sequence ATGATCGCGGAACTCGGACATTACGCGCTGGTGCTGGCGCTGGCGACCAGCCTGTTGCAGGCAGCGCTGCCATCCATCGGCGCCTTTTGCCGCGACGCGGGCCTGATGGCGAGCGGCACGTCGGCTGCCTATGCGACCTTCATCCTTGTCGCGCTCTCCTTTGCGGCGCTGACGCATGCGCATGTGACATCGGATTTCTCGGTCGAGAACGTCTGGGCGAATTCGCATTCGGCGATCCCGCTGATCTACAAGTTCTCGGGCGTCTGGGGCAATCATGAGGGCTCCATGCTCCTGTGGATGCTGATCCTCACCTTCTTTTCGGCGCTGGTCGCCTTCTTCGGCGGCAATCTTCCCGACACGCTCAAGGCGCATGTCCTTTCCATTCAGGCGCTGATCGCCACCGCCTTCGCGCTCTTCGTGCTCCTGACCTCCAACCCGTTCGCACGGCTGGTGCCGGCGCCGGGCGAGGGGCAGGACCTGAACCCCGTGCTGCAGGATATCGGGCTCGCGATCCATCCGCCGCTGCTCTATCTCGGCTATGTCGGCTTCTCCGTCTGCTTTTCCTTTGCCGTGGCGGCGCTGATCGAAGGGCGGCTGGATGCGGCCTGGGCGCGATGGGTGCGGCCTTGGACGCTAGCCGCGTGGAGCTTCCTGACGGCCGGCATCGCCATGGGCTCCTACTGGGCCTATTACGAACTCGGCTGGGGCGGCTGGTGGTTCTGGGACCCGGTCGAAAATGCCTCCTTCATGCCCTGGCTTGCCGGCACGGCGCTGCTGCACTCGGCGCTGGTGATGGAGAAGCGCGAGGCGCTGAAGATCTGGACGGTGCTGCTGGCGTTGCTCACCTTTTCGCTGTCGCTGCTCGGCACCTTCCTCGTCCGCTCCGGCGTGCTCACCTCGGTGCATGCCTTTGCGACCGATCCGCAGCGCGGCATCTTCATCCTCGTGATCCTCATCCTCTTCATCGGCGGCGCCCTGGCGCTGTTTGCGATCCGGGCCGCGCGGCTGAAGGCCGGTGGGCTGTTTGCGCCGATCTCGCGCGAGGGCGCGCTGGTCTTCAACAACCTCATCCTGACGACCGCTGCCGCGACCGTCTTGACAGGCACGCTCTACCCGCTGGCGCTGGAGGCGTTGACCGGCGACAAGATCTCGGTCGGCCCGCCCTTCTTCAACATGACCTTCGGCCTGCTGATGCTGCCGCTGCTGTTTGCCGTGCCGTTCGGCCCGCTGCTCGCGTGGAAGCGGGGCGACATGCTGGCGGCAGGGCAACGGCTGTTTGCGGCCGTGGCGTTCGGGCTGCTGGTCGGCGCGGGCGTTGCCTATGCGCAGGGCGGCGGTCCGGTTCTGGCGCTGCTCGGCATCGCGCTCGGCGCCTATATGATCGGCGGCGCGGTGACCGATCTCGTGCTCCGCTCCGGCCTCGGCAAGGTGCCGCTCGCCACCGCCTGGCGGCGGCTGTCCGGGCTGCCGCGCTCAAGCTTCGGCACGGCGCTCGCCCATGCCGGCGTCGGCGTGACGGTCATCGGCATCGTCGCGGTGACGGCGTTCCAGAGCGAGCATATTCTGGCGATGACGCCGGGGCAGACGACGGATGCGGGCGGATATGCGCTCCGCTTCGACGGCGTGAAGGCAGGCAATGGACCGAATTACACCGAGGAACGCGGGCACTTCACCGTGAGCCAAGCGGGAGTTGTGGTCGCCGACGTCTGGTCGGCGCGTCGGCTCTACACGGCGCGACGCATGCCGACCACGGAAGCGGGCATCCTGACCTTCGGGGCAAGCCAGCTCTACGTCTCGCTCGGCGACGACCAGACGAACGGCGGCGTCGTGGTGCGCATCTGGTGGAAACCGCTGATCCTCTGCATCTGGGGTGGCACGATCCTGATGATGCTCGGCGGCGCCGTGTCGCTCAGCGACCGCCGCCTGCGCATCGGCGCGCCTTCGCGGGCGCGAAAGCCGGTCCGCAGCCTGGCCGAGGCCGCGGAATGA
- the ccmE gene encoding cytochrome c maturation protein CcmE: protein MTRKQKRLTLIAGGVGFLSIAVLLVLFAFSQAVAYFYVPGDLEKAHVAPGTRIRLGGLVAAGSVERSAGTTVTFTVTDTLAKVPVTYTGMLPDLFREGQGVVAEGAMNEQGVFVADTVLAKHDETYMPKDVADRLKAQGVSLGGQETIR, encoded by the coding sequence ATGACGCGCAAGCAGAAGCGCCTGACGCTGATTGCCGGCGGCGTCGGTTTCCTGAGCATAGCTGTGCTACTCGTGCTCTTCGCCTTCAGCCAGGCGGTGGCCTATTTCTATGTTCCCGGCGATCTGGAAAAGGCGCATGTTGCGCCGGGCACGCGCATCCGGCTGGGCGGGCTGGTTGCGGCCGGCTCCGTGGAGCGGAGCGCGGGGACGACGGTGACCTTTACCGTGACGGATACGCTGGCCAAGGTGCCGGTGACCTATACCGGCATGCTGCCCGACCTGTTTCGCGAGGGACAGGGCGTGGTGGCGGAAGGCGCGATGAACGAGCAAGGCGTGTTCGTGGCCGATACGGTGCTGGCCAAGCACGACGAGACCTATATGCCGAAGGATGTGGCCGACCGGCTGAAGGCGCAGGGCGTCTCGCTCGGCGGGCAGGAGACGATCCGATGA